The following proteins come from a genomic window of Bacillota bacterium:
- a CDS encoding U32 family peptidase — protein sequence MRIPELLAPAGNMEKAKVAIAYGADAIYLSGQLYGMRAGAGNFDNDELAAVVKYAHDRGVKVYVTVNIIPHNHHLEGMPEYIEFLNGLGVDAIIVADVGVISIAKAVAPDLPLHLSTQANTINWQAANFWSSMGIERIVLAREATREDIRLIREKTDAELEMFVHGAMCMAYSGRCLLSGVMTGREANLGACAQSCRWKYTVMESKRPGQYFPVEETKDGTYIFNSKDLCLLEYLPDLIEIGVDSLKIEGRMKSAYYVGTVVRAYRQALDSYAADPEGYKLDPELLNEVDKVSHRPYYTGFFLGSQPGTYPESSAYLQSYDFVGMVEDYDHNAGEAIIGVRNYFPVGSQVEIIQPLDQMLVLDVSEIINEVDGELLDAAHANYRVRIKMPPVKPMSMLRIAKTDSEEAMLHRESRPARKQESDNEGDTK from the coding sequence TTGAGAATACCGGAATTATTGGCTCCGGCAGGAAATATGGAGAAAGCGAAGGTTGCAATTGCCTACGGCGCAGATGCTATTTATCTGTCAGGCCAGCTTTACGGTATGAGAGCTGGAGCAGGAAATTTTGATAACGATGAGTTAGCTGCTGTGGTTAAGTACGCCCATGACCGCGGCGTTAAAGTATATGTAACTGTGAATATTATTCCCCACAATCATCATCTTGAGGGGATGCCTGAATATATTGAGTTTTTAAACGGATTAGGGGTCGATGCGATTATTGTTGCCGATGTGGGGGTAATCAGCATCGCTAAAGCAGTAGCACCTGATCTGCCGCTGCACTTAAGCACGCAGGCTAATACCATTAATTGGCAGGCGGCAAATTTTTGGAGCAGTATGGGGATAGAGCGCATTGTGCTGGCTCGGGAAGCTACCCGTGAGGATATCCGCTTGATCCGGGAAAAAACAGATGCAGAGCTGGAAATGTTTGTTCATGGAGCTATGTGCATGGCGTATTCGGGACGCTGTCTGTTAAGTGGAGTTATGACCGGGCGAGAAGCAAATCTGGGAGCCTGTGCCCAAAGCTGCCGCTGGAAGTATACTGTGATGGAGTCGAAAAGACCTGGCCAATACTTCCCGGTAGAAGAGACGAAAGACGGCACTTATATTTTTAATTCTAAGGATCTATGTCTGCTGGAATATCTGCCGGATCTGATTGAGATCGGGGTTGACAGCCTTAAGATTGAAGGCAGAATGAAGAGCGCGTATTATGTCGGCACTGTGGTCAGAGCTTATCGGCAGGCTCTCGACAGCTATGCTGCTGATCCGGAAGGATACAAGCTGGATCCCGAGCTCTTAAACGAAGTTGACAAAGTCAGCCACCGTCCGTATTACACAGGGTTCTTCCTCGGCAGTCAGCCGGGAACTTATCCAGAAAGCTCTGCTTATCTCCAGAGCTATGATTTTGTCGGTATGGTGGAAGACTACGACCACAATGCGGGAGAAGCAATAATTGGAGTGCGCAACTATTTCCCGGTAGGATCCCAGGTGGAAATCATTCAGCCGCTGGATCAAATGCTGGTGCTGGATGTAAGTGAGATTATCAACGAAGTAGACGGAGAATTGCTGGATGCAGCCCATGCTAACTACCGGGTTCGGATAAAAATGCCGCCTGTGAAACCGATGTCGATGCTCAGGATAGCTAAGACTGACAGCGAAGAAGCAATGCTGCACCGGGAATCAAGGCCGGCGCGCAAACAAGAGTCAGATAACGAGGGAGACACTAAATGA
- the mltG gene encoding endolytic transglycosylase MltG has protein sequence MKPNLLSKAKRTSLLAVRFLLIGLVIAAVIAQIGLAAAVLMAHRPASTCPNSLDAIVTIPAGLSASSIGELLFEQGLIRNANLFNLMLRITKSDSQLQAGEYLLNPTMSTMEVIKKLNAGEIIIHRVVIPEGYDLKQIADVLADEGLVDRERFLLLASNAELVFGEELPIELPIASLEGYLFPDTYYFAKEQSEEAIIRQMVARFVEQVIPNTDLSLLDHRYTLHEVVTLASIVEKEVIYDFERPIVAAVYLNRLDIDMRLQADPTVRYVMTENRSRVLYRDLEIDSPYNTYRYDGLPPGPIASPGLKSILAVLSPADVDYLFFVAKNDGTHQFSRTFQEHVAARRSLGY, from the coding sequence TTGAAACCCAATTTACTGTCAAAGGCTAAGCGGACCAGTTTGTTAGCGGTCCGTTTTCTTTTAATTGGACTAGTAATCGCTGCAGTCATTGCCCAGATTGGTCTTGCAGCAGCAGTTCTAATGGCTCATCGACCGGCAAGCACCTGCCCAAACAGTTTGGATGCGATCGTCACAATTCCAGCGGGGCTGTCTGCCAGCAGTATTGGTGAGCTTCTATTTGAGCAGGGCTTAATTCGCAATGCCAATTTATTCAATCTTATGCTGCGCATTACCAAAAGCGACAGCCAATTACAAGCCGGAGAGTATCTTTTAAATCCAACGATGAGCACGATGGAAGTGATCAAAAAGCTGAACGCAGGAGAGATTATCATCCACCGGGTTGTGATTCCCGAAGGTTATGATTTGAAGCAAATTGCTGATGTACTGGCTGATGAGGGTTTGGTTGATCGGGAGCGCTTTTTGCTGTTAGCATCCAACGCCGAACTGGTCTTTGGCGAGGAACTGCCAATCGAGCTTCCAATCGCTTCCTTAGAGGGCTATTTGTTTCCGGATACCTACTACTTTGCTAAAGAGCAGAGCGAAGAGGCGATTATCCGGCAGATGGTGGCACGGTTTGTTGAGCAGGTGATTCCAAATACTGACCTTAGTCTGCTTGATCATAGATACACACTGCATGAAGTAGTAACGCTGGCATCAATCGTGGAAAAAGAAGTAATTTATGACTTTGAGCGGCCGATCGTAGCTGCTGTATATCTGAACCGCTTGGATATTGACATGCGGCTGCAGGCGGATCCGACAGTGCGCTATGTTATGACTGAGAACCGCAGTCGGGTGCTGTATCGGGATCTAGAGATTGATTCGCCGTATAATACCTACCGCTATGATGGCCTGCCGCCGGGACCGATTGCCAGCCCGGGTTTGAAATCGATCCTTGCGGTGTTAAGTCCGGCTGATGTTGATTATTTATTTTTTGTTGCCAAGAATGATGGCACGCATCAGTTCAGCAGAACATTTCAAGAACATGTCGCAGCGAGAAGGTCGCTGGGGTATTAG
- a CDS encoding DUF1292 domain-containing protein has protein sequence MTDNDKITLIDENNNEVEFTVVDYLEIDDNRYVVLLPDEDPEEGAIILRVEQDDDGEDILVEIEDDDEFDRVVEILESEMD, from the coding sequence ATGACCGATAACGATAAGATTACTTTGATTGATGAGAATAACAACGAGGTTGAGTTTACTGTTGTGGATTACTTAGAAATCGACGATAACCGGTATGTTGTGCTGCTGCCCGACGAAGATCCGGAAGAAGGAGCGATTATTCTTCGGGTTGAACAGGACGATGACGGCGAAGACATTTTGGTTGAGATCGAAGACGATGATGAATTTGACCGGGTAGTGGAGATCTTAGAATCTGAGATGGATTAG